In a single window of the Streptomyces sp. CGMCC 4.7035 genome:
- a CDS encoding PP2C family protein-serine/threonine phosphatase has product MPVPVPRQRVIPAVGSGQAQAASLPGTQAAQEPAARTKATADTLTLLVIEDDPNGSPIVPEMLDSTGRPIRLRTARNLTEAERLLTDDVHCILLDLALPAPGRSAEEDDELAVLRHVLQLAPRHAVLALTASDDAERGTEAVRVGAQDYLFRDELDGRLLSRAIRYAVERKRSDTAERRLTESKLRAQENARLERGLLPNPLLDGSSLRFAARYRPGRSRALLGGDFYDTVRTPDGTVHAMIGDVCGHGPDEAALGVELRIAWRALTLAGLCGDELLSTLQQVLEHERDNDEIFATLCTVDIAPDGRRAGLCLAGHPSPLIARPDRPAELLPYAGNGPALGLLPHARWPRTQVELGPAWSLMLYTDGLIEGRVGEGGERLGQDGMVELVRRRLTEGLTGEALLRATVNEVRDLNGGELTDDVAVVLLDREP; this is encoded by the coding sequence ATGCCCGTACCCGTACCGCGGCAGAGAGTGATCCCGGCCGTGGGGAGTGGTCAGGCTCAAGCCGCGTCCCTGCCCGGAACCCAGGCCGCACAGGAGCCGGCCGCCCGTACCAAGGCCACCGCCGACACGCTCACCCTCCTGGTGATCGAGGACGACCCGAACGGTTCCCCGATCGTGCCCGAGATGCTCGACTCGACGGGCCGCCCCATCCGGCTGCGTACCGCCCGCAACCTCACCGAGGCCGAGCGGCTGCTCACCGACGACGTCCACTGCATCCTGCTCGACCTCGCGCTGCCCGCCCCCGGCCGGTCCGCCGAGGAGGACGACGAGCTGGCCGTACTGCGGCACGTGCTGCAGCTCGCGCCCCGCCATGCCGTCCTCGCGCTCACCGCGTCCGACGACGCCGAGCGGGGCACCGAGGCGGTGCGCGTCGGCGCCCAGGACTACCTGTTCCGCGACGAGCTGGACGGACGGCTGCTGAGCCGGGCGATCCGGTACGCGGTCGAACGCAAGCGGTCCGACACCGCCGAGCGGCGGCTGACCGAGTCCAAGCTGCGGGCGCAGGAGAACGCCCGTCTGGAGCGCGGCCTGCTTCCCAACCCGCTGCTGGACGGCTCCTCGCTGCGCTTCGCCGCCCGCTACCGCCCGGGCCGCTCGCGCGCGCTGCTCGGCGGCGACTTCTACGACACGGTCCGTACGCCGGACGGCACGGTGCACGCGATGATCGGCGACGTCTGCGGGCACGGCCCGGACGAGGCCGCGCTCGGCGTGGAACTGCGCATCGCCTGGCGTGCGCTGACGCTGGCGGGCCTGTGCGGCGACGAGCTGCTCTCCACGCTCCAGCAGGTGCTGGAGCACGAACGCGACAACGACGAGATCTTCGCGACGCTGTGCACGGTGGACATCGCGCCGGACGGCCGCCGCGCCGGACTGTGCCTGGCCGGCCACCCGTCCCCGCTGATCGCCCGCCCCGACCGGCCGGCCGAGCTGCTGCCGTACGCCGGCAACGGCCCGGCGCTCGGCCTGCTGCCGCACGCCCGCTGGCCGCGCACGCAGGTCGAGCTGGGTCCCGCCTGGAGCCTGATGCTCTACACCGATGGTCTGATCGAGGGCCGCGTCGGCGAGGGCGGGGAGCGCCTCGGCCAGGACGGCATGGTGGAACTGGTCCGGCGCCGGCTGACCGAGGGCCTGACCGGCGAGGCTCTGCTGCGCGCGACGGTGAACGAGGTGCGCGACCTCAACGGCGGGGAGCTGACGGACGACGTGGCGGTCGTCCTGCTCGACCGCGAGCCGTAG
- a CDS encoding DUF2516 family protein: protein MTAFGGFLSLLYLAMLVLAVVALVMAALFRDDAYRAADKQNKGFWLIILGITVAVNLLVPMLFLQLAGLVATIVFFVDVRPALKHVSGGGWGRRRRGSSSDGPYGPYNGGR from the coding sequence ATGACGGCATTCGGCGGCTTCCTGTCGCTGCTCTACCTCGCCATGCTGGTGCTCGCCGTGGTGGCACTGGTCATGGCCGCGCTTTTCCGTGACGACGCGTACCGCGCCGCGGACAAGCAGAACAAGGGCTTCTGGCTGATCATCCTCGGCATCACGGTCGCGGTGAACCTGCTGGTGCCGATGCTCTTCCTGCAGCTCGCGGGCCTCGTCGCGACGATCGTCTTCTTCGTGGACGTCCGCCCCGCCCTCAAGCACGTCTCGGGCGGCGGCTGGGGCCGCCGCCGCCGCGGAAGCAGCAGTGACGGTCCGTACGGTCCTTACAACGGCGGGCGGTAG
- a CDS encoding helix-turn-helix domain-containing protein: MASLNVGNLGEYLREQRRNAQLSLRQLADAAGVSNPYLSQIERGLRKPSAEVLQQVAKALRISAETLYVRAGILDAERDRDEVETRAVILADPTLNERQKQVLLQIYESFRKENGFEIVRAGTANEDGPAVQEARNTDHIQDAAAPGSRTADGADAGPQQTAS, from the coding sequence ATGGCATCGCTCAACGTCGGCAATCTCGGTGAGTACCTGCGCGAACAGCGGCGCAATGCGCAGCTGTCGCTCAGGCAGCTCGCCGACGCCGCCGGGGTGTCCAATCCGTATCTGAGCCAGATCGAGCGCGGGCTGCGCAAGCCGAGCGCGGAGGTGCTGCAGCAGGTCGCCAAGGCGCTGCGGATCTCCGCCGAGACGCTGTACGTGCGGGCCGGCATCCTCGACGCCGAGCGGGACCGGGACGAGGTGGAGACGCGCGCCGTCATCCTCGCCGACCCCACGCTCAACGAGCGGCAGAAGCAGGTGTTGCTCCAGATCTACGAATCCTTCCGCAAGGAGAACGGATTCGAGATCGTCCGGGCGGGCACGGCGAACGAGGACGGCCCGGCGGTTCAGGAGGCTCGGAACACGGACCACATCCAGGACGCTGCCGCCCCCGGCTCCCGCACGGCCGACGGCGCCGATGCCGGTCCGCAGCAGACCGCCAGTTGA